A single region of the Brassica rapa cultivar Chiifu-401-42 chromosome A03, CAAS_Brap_v3.01, whole genome shotgun sequence genome encodes:
- the LOC103862140 gene encoding 5'-methylthioadenosine/S-adenosylhomocysteine nucleosidase — translation MCWWLNLLRYGAGIDNELALEGGGDYTREIGYLEFAKYTNGSDNLLNRIWYQPEEIFPVTGTPEVREHAFWVPVDEYFLDIASKLENTKLPQCVNTTCLPRPPKVTIVDKGVSASVFVDNAAYRTFLRSKFNATAVEMESAAIALISHEQNIPFIVIRALSDLAGGGSEISNEADIFGSLAAVNSVDVLVKFVGLLPQYRGSKVQSE, via the exons AGGTATGGAGCTGGGATAGACAACGAACTAGCTTTGGAAGGCGGCGGAGACT atactcggGAAATTGGTTATCTAGAGTTTGCCAAGTACACTAACGGAA GTGACAACTTGCTCAACAGAATTTGGTACCAACCGGAAGAAATCTTCCCGGTCACAGGAACTCCAGAAGTCCGGGAACATGCCTTCTGGGTTCCCGTTGACGAGTACTTCTTGGATATTGCAAGCAAACTCGAG AACACGAAGCTACCACAGTGCGTGAACACCACGTGCCTCCCTCGACCACCAAAGGTAACCATCGTTGACAAAGGAGTGAGTGCAAGCGTCTTCGTCGACAACGCCGCTTACCGGACTTTCCTCCGCTCCAAATTCAACGCCACCGCGGTGGAAATGGAAAGCGCCGCCATTGCTCTGATCTCTCACGAGCAAAACATCCCTTTTATCGTCATCCGTGCCTTGTCCGATCTCGCTGGCGGCGGCTCCGAGATCTCTAACGAGGCCGACATTTTCGGCAGCCTCGCTGCGGTAAACTCTGTGGATGTTCTTGTGAAGTTCGTTGGGTTGTTGCCTCAATACCGCGGAAGCAAGGTTCAGTCAGAATAA